The window CAGGCGGCCATAGTCGCCATCCCCCGGCCGCGCCACCATACGGGCAATCACTTCTTTTTGCAGCATAAAATGCTGATCGCGAACATGGTCGGCAAATGCCACCAGATGAAATAGCAACGGGCTGGAAATATTGTAGGGAAGATTGCCAACAACGCGCAGATCTTTGCCGAAAGCAGCAAAATCCACCTTGAGGGCGTCGGCCTCATGCACCGTGAGCCGCTCGGGCGCAAAGCGCTTGCGCAATCGTGCCGCCAGATCGCGGTCAATCTCAATCACATCCAGATGCGCGACGCGGTCATGTAATGGGCCGGTCAGTGCCGACAGGCCCGGTCCGATTTCGATAACCGTATCGTCGCGCTCAGGGCTGACGGCCCGCACAATGGATTCGATCACACTTTCATCGGTCAGGAAATTCTGACCGAAACGCTTGCGGGCCTGATGAACTGCCATTCTGTTTCGCTCTAGGGTCGGCTTTTCTGTTGCGTCAGACGGTTATCAATATATGCCTTGGCGCGCAACTGCTGCAGCCAGTCTTCATATACCGGTTCAGCGCGTTTCTGGTAGAGCGATTGACGCGCCAGATTACGACGGATTTCCGGCTGTTTGTCTGAGCTGCGACGGTCTTCGACCGTGATCAGGTGCCAGCCATATTGCGAACGCACGGGCGCACTCAGCTGACCCGGCTGCAAGGCATTCATGGCTTTCTCGAAAGCAGGGTCAGAAGCGCCTGGCGGAACCCAGCCGATTTCCCCACCCAGTGGTGCTGAGGTATCCTGTGAGTATTTTTTGGCTGCATCCTCAAATGACATACCGCCTTCTATCTGATTGCGAACGTCATCGATTTTTGCACGGGCCTGCTGATCAGAGAAGACAGGCGTAATCTTGACGAGAATATGTTTGAGCTTGGTCTCGGTAATATTCACCGGCCCCTTCTGCGTCGCCATTTTTTCGATAGGCGGCACCGGTGGTGGCGGTGGTGCTGACGGCTGTACCGTAACGACGCGCTTGTTTTCCTGGACCAGACCACGACGCTCTACCACTTTGAGAATATGGAAGCCGTTAGGCGCCTTGAAAACTCCGGTGGTGCGTCCATCCGGTACTTTCTTGGTCATATTCACAAACAGCGAAGGCCAATCTTCGAACATGCGGATACCCAGGTTACCGCCGGACGATGCTTCGGGTCCGTCAGAATATTCCTTGGCGACACTGTCAAAGCTTGTACCGCGACGCAATTTTGCCATCGCGGCGTCTGCTTTCTTGCGCGCAGCTGCAACCACGTCTTCTGAGGAATTATCGGGCACGCGAATATAAATATGTTGCAGGGCAACTGCCTTGGGTACAAATGAACGTTCCACCACCACCTGTTTTTGTGGCGGCGGCTTGGGCTGGTTTTGTCTTTCGGCAGCGTGGCCTGGCAAAAGACCGGTGGGGTTCTGTTTCAGAAAGGCATCCACATCGGATTCATTGATATTGACACGGCTCTGAATGATTCGGGTGCGCAACTCTTCCATCACCATTTCATTACGGAGGTTACGCACATAGTCATCCCAGTTCAGGCCCATCTGTTCGATGGCCGGCCGCAATTTTTCGGGCGGCAGATTGTTGCGCTGGGCGATATTGGCCATGGCCTGAGACAGTTGCGCATCGGTCACCCGGATGCCGTATAGCTCGGCGTCCTGGCGCATCAGTTTTTCATCAATCATCGACTGCAGTACCACCTGCTGGGCCTGGTTCTGTCCGCCGGTGGTCACCCGATTGCTGGCCATCCGCTGCTGTAGCTCACGCATGGTAATGATTTCATTATTGACCACTGCTGCGATACCATCAGCGAACTGCCCCGACGCACGCTGCTGCGAAGCCCCGCCTTTTTTTGCCTGTTGGGCCAGCGCTGCTGGTGGCACAGCAATAAAAATAGCGGGGATGGCGAGAGCAACTGCTGTTCGCATGAAACCCAATTTACGCATTATTCATACCTTTCAAATGATGTCCTGGCCGGAACGGGGGTGTTGACACTTTCGTATCCAGGCACATTCTGTCTTAACAATTCCATCGGATCTTTCCCGAGTGAGCCCAATCCCGCCAATTCCAACTGAAAGAATATAGCAGAATTCGAATCTTCTTTCGAAACGGCGTAACGTTTCAAAACAACTCGCCCGGTCCAGCAACAGTCGCCTTTATATTCAATACCCAGAATATGCTGGGTGACGCGACTTTCTTTAAGCGAGTAATCCACCCTGCCCACACCATAGAGCTTTCTGGTAAAAGGCCACTGGCCGGCAAAGCTGACCGTTTCCTTGCCCTGTAACTGGTAGGACAGCGGGTTACCCTGGTTGATATCGGTGCGTTCTTCATCCGCATAGGGGTCGCGCTGATAACGATAGGATAAAGAAAGCGTCGTCAGGCGCTTGGGCGTCCATTTGGCTGAGGCATAAACCTGGGTTGTCTTGCCCTGGTAAGGGTCAACCTGCAGGGCGGCCTGGGTTGTGAACTTATTGGTTAACGCTGCTTCTGCGCCGAAAATCCAGTCGGACTTGCTGCCAATGCGTGGCGATTCATAAGGCAGCGTGACACGTTGCCTGTTGAAATACACGCGCTGCGCCACTTGCAGGGCCAGACGCTGAAAACCGGTGTCCCGGTCAAACCAGCGCGAAGTCAGACCCAGCGTAATCTGATTGGCGTTATTGATCCGGTCCCAGCCGCCGTTATAGCGGTTTTCGGAAAACGCACTGGCAAACCCGAACTGGCTCACATCAGTGTCAAAAATGGGGATATCGCTCTGATCCTGATAAGGAATGTACAGATAATAAAGCCGCGGCTCGAGGGTTTGTGTAGACGGATAACCAAAGAGCGTTGTTTCACGCTCGAAGGTCATACCGGCGTCCAGGGACACGATAGGCAGAACGCGCGATATCGAACGTCGCTGGTTACCGCTTTGACTATAGAACGAATACTGACCGTAACGCGTGAACCAGTCGGTTTCGTACTGGGACGCATGTATACCCACTTTAGGGGTAATGTACCAGCCCGGCCTGATTATCGGATAACTGATAGTGGAATACGAGGTCAGGCGTGTGCCGTTCGGACGCAGGTGCCCGTCGGTCTGATCAATGACGTCATCGGTCAGCTTGTCACCAAAATACGTAGGATATTCAAAGCGCGTGAGTGTATTGGTGGTTTCCAGATCCAGGCCATGCCAGTCGTAACGCGCACCATGGATGCGCAATTCAGGCACCTTCTCATACTGGCCATAAATATCGTCGGAGGTAGCGTCCTGCAGAGTCTGGTATTTTTGAATCTGCAGATAACCATCCCAGTATTTGTAGCCGGAAAATCCAAGCGTGATATTACGGTTCAGATACGTTTTGTCTGCCTGGGTGACAGTGGTCATGTCCGTGAAATCACGGTAATAATCATCATCAGAGACCGCATTCCAGTCTATTGAGAGATTGAAATTGAGGCCAAGCACAGAGCCGAGCGACTGGATATGTCGCCAGGAATACATCCAGCGGGACCGGCCCAGCTCGTTGTCTTTAGACATATAAGTGCCGGCCAGCGTACCCGAATAATTCGGCTGCAGATAACGGAACTCTGCCCCGAGTTGCGCACCGCGCTTGCTGAGATAGCGAGGAACCAGCGTCAGATCATACTGTGGCGCCAGATTGATGAAATACGGGACGGAAACATCCAGTCCGCTGCGCGAGGTCATGCCGTAGGTTGGCGTAAGGAAACCGGTTTTCTTCTCTGCCCGTATCGGAAAGGTCAGATACGGCGACCACATCACCGGCACGCCTTTAATATATAGCGTGCCGTTCTCGGCGATCCCCTCGTTTTCATCGTTGTACAGGTCAACATTGTTCGAACGGATCTGCCAGAACGGCTCAACGCAGCTACAACCGCTGTATGTTGCATCCTTCAGATTGACATGATTATCGTCAATGATGTTCGCTTCACTGGCCTGCCCCTGGCCACCGGTTGCCAAACTGTACACCGGCGATGTAATGGTGCCATTTGTCTTGTCGACGTTGTAGCGCAGTCCCGGACCGGTGATCAGATTGCCGTCACGAAACAGGCGGGCATTGCCGGTTGCCGTTACCGTGCCGGTGCTTCGGTCATAATCGATGGTATCACCCTTGAGAATGGCATCCGGCCGGCGAATCTGCGCCTTGCCGTCAAGGGTAATCGTATTGGTGTTGTTGGTAATGTCTGCACGCGCACTATCGGTGAACGTGATGATCTCGTCATTGTTCAGCGACGGACTGGTTAGCATGGGTGATACATACAGCCGCGGTGCCGATGACTGGCCTACCCCGGGCACAAGGACACCGGTCTGGGCAAAGGCAATCGGGGATACGGTCAGAAGAAATAGGTGACAGATCTTTCGCACTGTGCTTTTTACCGGAAATAATTGAAGAAACCTGTCCTGTTACCCCGTTCCCGGGAATGAGACGGGAAAATCATACCGCAACATACGCCGCCAGGCTATCGGGACTTGTCAGCCCCCCCTGATGATGCAGGACAAACCAGAGGATACCGCATAAAATACCGGTAATCTGTGGTTTTTATATTAGCCCGTTATTATAGTTATCTACCGTGGGCAACGGCAATGCCCGCCCGATTTACCGAAATAAAAAATCAGAACTGGGCCCAACCCTCTGATATCAAATACTTTTTCACGACAACCATTCATGACGACGTTCTCCGCCCCTTCCTCTCCCTCCAACAGCGCCCCTGCAGCGACCACTGATACGCCGGTGACAGATAGCCGTTACGCGCTGATACAGTCCTGGCTGGCGCCGCTTGCGGAAAAATACGAGATGCGTATTGACAGCTTGCGGCCCGCGTCCAGCGATGCGAGCTTTCGCCGGTATTTCCGGGTAGACACGACTACCGACAGTCTGATCATTATGGATGCCCCTCCGGCGCATGAGGACTGCCGTCCGTTTGTAGATATTGCCACACGCCTGAATCAGGCCGGACTGAACGTGCCGAAAATCCTTGAAGCGCAGGCAGACCAGGGCCTGCTGCTGTTGAGCGACCTGGGTCACGATACCTTTTATCAGCGTATAGTCAACGGGATTGACGATGCAACCTTGCAGGTACATTACCAGGGCGCGCTGCAGGCGCTGGTCCGGATGCAGCAGGTGCCTTCCACCCAACTGCCCGTCTATGACAATGCCAGGCTGCGCGAAGAACTGAACCTGTTTCCCGACTGGTACGTGACGCGCCACTGCAACAGCGCTATGTCAGACCAGGAAAGCCAGACGCTGAACTCGATTTTCGATATGCTATCGACACGCAACGCGCAGCAGGCAACCTGCTTTGTACACCGCGATTACCATTCGCCCAATTTGATGATCAACGATCATCCGGAAAACGGTGCCGGCCCGGGTGTCATTGATTTCCAGGACGCCGTATGCGGCCCGGTATCCTACGATCTGGCTTCGCTGGTCATGGATGCGCGCACCACCTGGGAAGAACCGCAGCAACTGGACTGGGCCATCCGCTACTGGGAACAGGCAAAAAAGGCCGGCATTCCGGTTCCGGCAGACTTTGCCGACTTCCACGTTGAGTATGAATGGATGGGGTTGCAGCGTAATTTACGCATCCTGGGCGTCTTTGCCCGGCTCTCAATCCGTGACGGCAAAACCCACTACCAGCAGCATATGCCCAGGGTGAATGCCTACGTCCGTCAGGTTGCCGCCCGCTACAATGCGTTCCGTCCGCTGCTGCGACTGCTGGACCGTCTGGACAACATCGAAACGAAAGTAGGATACACATTTTGATTCAAACCATGATTCTGGCAGCAGGACGCGGCGAACGCATGCGTCCGCTGACCGACACCCTGCCGAAACCGCTGCTGCCCGTCAATGACAAACCGCTGATTGCCCATCATCTGGAACGCCTGGCTGCTGTCGGCATTACCGATGTCGTCATCAACCATGCCTGGCTGGGCGAACGTCTGGAGGAAGCGCTGGGCGACGGGAGTCAGTTCGATGTCGCGATCCAGTACTCCCCGGAAACCATCGCACTCGAAACGGCCGGTGGCATCGCCCATGCCCTGCCGCTACTGGGTGATCAACCATTTTTGGTTATTAATGGCGATGTCTGGTGCGACTGGAATCCCATGCAGGCTGTCAGTGTGGTCAACCGGCTGCACGATTCGCCTACCCAGGCATGGCTTCTGATGGTGGACAATCCGGAACACCATCCCGAAGGGGATTTCAGCCTGGATTCGCAGGGCTACCTGAGCCCGCGTCAGAATGGCAACACCGCCCTGACCTATGCCGGTATCGGCGTCTTTCACCCCAGCCTGTTCCGCAATACCGACCCGGATCAGCCGGCGCCGCTTGCGCCGTTACTGCGCATGGCGATGGCTACCCGCTCGGTCGAAGGCTATCATTACACAGGTCGCTGGACCGATGTCGGCACACCGGCACGTCTGGCTGAACTTGACCGGCAACTGCGTAGCACCCGCTAAACAGTCAGTGGAAAATGTACAATACGTTACTGTTGATACTTGGACGAAATACTCATGTTTGGATCTTCCAAAAGAGCCACCTTTAAACCTTCTGTTTTTGAAACCAGCAGCCGTCGCCGCCATCGCCGCATGCCCCCATGGGTGGGCATCTTGTTTACCGGCATTATCATTGGTGCCGGCGGTTACTGGTTTTTGCAAACCAATTACGGCCCGAAGCGCCTGAGCCTGGACGAGTCCAATAAGCTGACCGGCGAGGTTACGTCGCTCTCCACCGATCGCCAGCAATTGCAATCACAACTGGAATCTGTCACACAGCAACGCAATACCCTTCAGTCCCAGCTGGATGCACAGACCGAAACGTTGAATAAGGTTCAGGCCCAGGCCAAAGACCTGAGCGACAATCTGGTGCTGATCAAAAAGGTCATTCCGGCCGATCCCAGCGGAAGCGCACTGGGGATTCGCGTTGGCGAATTCGGTGGCCCGATGGGTAAACTGGAATACAGCATGCTGCTCATGAAGAAAAATGAACAGGATCCCGACTTTCAGGCGTCGATCGAATTTTCCGTTAATGGCCGTTACCGTAATGGTCGTTCGGGTACAACCGATCTGGAGCCGATCATGCTCGACGTGACCGATTTTCAGCAGGCAAACGGAACCGTGGACATACCACCTACCATGACTGCTCGCCGCGTTACGGTTA of the Advenella mimigardefordensis DPN7 genome contains:
- the rsmA gene encoding 16S rRNA (adenine(1518)-N(6)/adenine(1519)-N(6))-dimethyltransferase RsmA, producing MAVHQARKRFGQNFLTDESVIESIVRAVSPERDDTVIEIGPGLSALTGPLHDRVAHLDVIEIDRDLAARLRKRFAPERLTVHEADALKVDFAAFGKDLRVVGNLPYNISSPLLFHLVAFADHVRDQHFMLQKEVIARMVARPGDGDYGRLSVMLQVRYAMQHLFDVPPEAFDPPPKVTSAVVRMVPLPATRAQAKSERAFSQVVARAFSQRRKMLRRVLADWQIDWAQLDIKETARAEELSVTDYIRLADYLVEQGVLA
- a CDS encoding peptidylprolyl isomerase; translated protein: MRKLGFMRTAVALAIPAIFIAVPPAALAQQAKKGGASQQRASGQFADGIAAVVNNEIITMRELQQRMASNRVTTGGQNQAQQVVLQSMIDEKLMRQDAELYGIRVTDAQLSQAMANIAQRNNLPPEKLRPAIEQMGLNWDDYVRNLRNEMVMEELRTRIIQSRVNINESDVDAFLKQNPTGLLPGHAAERQNQPKPPPQKQVVVERSFVPKAVALQHIYIRVPDNSSEDVVAAARKKADAAMAKLRRGTSFDSVAKEYSDGPEASSGGNLGIRMFEDWPSLFVNMTKKVPDGRTTGVFKAPNGFHILKVVERRGLVQENKRVVTVQPSAPPPPPVPPIEKMATQKGPVNITETKLKHILVKITPVFSDQQARAKIDDVRNQIEGGMSFEDAAKKYSQDTSAPLGGEIGWVPPGASDPAFEKAMNALQPGQLSAPVRSQYGWHLITVEDRRSSDKQPEIRRNLARQSLYQKRAEPVYEDWLQQLRAKAYIDNRLTQQKSRP
- a CDS encoding LPS-assembly protein LptD: MLTSPSLNNDEIITFTDSARADITNNTNTITLDGKAQIRRPDAILKGDTIDYDRSTGTVTATGNARLFRDGNLITGPGLRYNVDKTNGTITSPVYSLATGGQGQASEANIIDDNHVNLKDATYSGCSCVEPFWQIRSNNVDLYNDENEGIAENGTLYIKGVPVMWSPYLTFPIRAEKKTGFLTPTYGMTSRSGLDVSVPYFINLAPQYDLTLVPRYLSKRGAQLGAEFRYLQPNYSGTLAGTYMSKDNELGRSRWMYSWRHIQSLGSVLGLNFNLSIDWNAVSDDDYYRDFTDMTTVTQADKTYLNRNITLGFSGYKYWDGYLQIQKYQTLQDATSDDIYGQYEKVPELRIHGARYDWHGLDLETTNTLTRFEYPTYFGDKLTDDVIDQTDGHLRPNGTRLTSYSTISYPIIRPGWYITPKVGIHASQYETDWFTRYGQYSFYSQSGNQRRSISRVLPIVSLDAGMTFERETTLFGYPSTQTLEPRLYYLYIPYQDQSDIPIFDTDVSQFGFASAFSENRYNGGWDRINNANQITLGLTSRWFDRDTGFQRLALQVAQRVYFNRQRVTLPYESPRIGSKSDWIFGAEAALTNKFTTQAALQVDPYQGKTTQVYASAKWTPKRLTTLSLSYRYQRDPYADEERTDINQGNPLSYQLQGKETVSFAGQWPFTRKLYGVGRVDYSLKESRVTQHILGIEYKGDCCWTGRVVLKRYAVSKEDSNSAIFFQLELAGLGSLGKDPMELLRQNVPGYESVNTPVPARTSFERYE
- a CDS encoding aminoglycoside phosphotransferase family protein; this encodes MRIDSLRPASSDASFRRYFRVDTTTDSLIIMDAPPAHEDCRPFVDIATRLNQAGLNVPKILEAQADQGLLLLSDLGHDTFYQRIVNGIDDATLQVHYQGALQALVRMQQVPSTQLPVYDNARLREELNLFPDWYVTRHCNSAMSDQESQTLNSIFDMLSTRNAQQATCFVHRDYHSPNLMINDHPENGAGPGVIDFQDAVCGPVSYDLASLVMDARTTWEEPQQLDWAIRYWEQAKKAGIPVPADFADFHVEYEWMGLQRNLRILGVFARLSIRDGKTHYQQHMPRVNAYVRQVAARYNAFRPLLRLLDRLDNIETKVGYTF
- the murU gene encoding N-acetylmuramate alpha-1-phosphate uridylyltransferase MurU, with protein sequence MQTMILAAGRGERMRPLTDTLPKPLLPVNDKPLIAHHLERLAAVGITDVVINHAWLGERLEEALGDGSQFDVAIQYSPETIALETAGGIAHALPLLGDQPFLVINGDVWCDWNPMQAVSVVNRLHDSPTQAWLLMVDNPEHHPEGDFSLDSQGYLSPRQNGNTALTYAGIGVFHPSLFRNTDPDQPAPLAPLLRMAMATRSVEGYHYTGRWTDVGTPARLAELDRQLRSTR